From the Notolabrus celidotus isolate fNotCel1 chromosome 12, fNotCel1.pri, whole genome shotgun sequence genome, one window contains:
- the LOC117822705 gene encoding uncharacterized protein LOC117822705 yields MSSVCHFPLSFCILGIICSVSRAWYVNMPGNIKGLLGSCLVIPCSFGYYEYPPIRPDRVVWYQYHSTNYPLVCDDWYTHSVIAAFSGKTRVIPSNRGCTLEISKVTRSHHSQKIYPWVDPENVGRSTYRFFDKTVTIEVVDRADKPVIMIYGSRKVGQSVTVQCTVYHTCSSNPPTLSLSIPLKNPHLSHKSTQDGTSITTLTATLNIVSDLQTVDCTVRHPGGLTATASIILNADCTFSPLTIQSTSQEFNEGQPSKVTCTASYTCRKHSPTITWNYGNMPTSTDTSNSGIAQWRTVSTLTFTASSNDQGRSLTCYARFQEGQRQESSITLRVKRNMLSRGWSFITPERITGMKGSCIIIPCSFTYSVSQPANLRVIWYLFQSTGNPPMFDQRQNVISRYSGITSMIGSVMEGNCSLKIERLEMSHNKDRLYPWIDPNPITSYNTQGFSFYDKTSEIIVSDSPEIPQVNMIGIPRVGAQSRVSCSARHTCISASPELTLHGISGSDVLLDTQVSDGVWERKLERTWNVKEEDQSVKCTVKHPSGQEATSELQLNVECPYDNIAMVERPGTVMEGVAQSVICSVSYKCKKNAPTILWNYKDMQSLLQTYKISSDTYKMVSNLTFIGSPRDDNSSLTCTAHFGSGDTSDSATLHIKKYERPKEMNLDEDGSFRVLPGEVPFSFNALTRSCVVIPCSFQTQSSVHFTRGIWRKFKGGFVYHNGRSNVLDHFKDRTRLIGDLSNGDCSLEIDDIKPFDNGPFCFYAEEEKNKYRFKNSCVFVVMKASPETPVMTTVPVEVDAGSEITVSCSVTHTCPSHPPVFSWSVPNMTSKVTHSEKQLGIWETTSTITFRAVGGDGVQSLRCMAKSWRDKQQASTVELTVTGSLMYQLRSSLPVMIPVSVLVLIVIILAAVFGVVIRRRRGHSGDSLRPPPRPEKRRSLWDRLSRRHHEDREKPPRPEKRRSIWSRFSRRDEDERVGWLNGANPRRSIWSRFSRQADTSNLRVGFINNKTTANVDTPVFKQRCPSPKGGQKTSRSVVYEVEG; encoded by the exons ATGTCGTCAGTTTGCCATTTCCCCCTGAGCTTCTGCATTCTGG GAATCATTTGCAGTGTTTCTAGGGCCTGGTATGTTAACATGCCGGGTAACATCAAAGGGCTGTTGGGTTCCTGCCTCGTCATCCCATGCAGTTTTGGCTACTATGAGTATCCTCCAATCAGACCAGATCGAGTGGTTTGGTACCAGTATCACAGCACAAACTATCCCCTGGTTTGTGACGACTGGTATACACATTCGGTCATTGCGGCCTTTAGTGGAAAAACACGTGTAATTCCATCCAACAGAGGATGCACACTTGAGATTTCCAAAGTGACTCGGTCACACCACAGTCAGAAGATTTACCCCTGGGTGGATCCGGAGAACGTTGGAAGAAGCACATATCGGTTCTTTGATAAAACTGTAACAATTGAAGTAGTGG ACAGGGCAGACAAACCAGTCATCATGATCTATGGAAGCAGGAAGGTTGGACAGTCAGTGACAGTGCAATGCACCGTTTATCACACATGTTCTTCCAATCCACCCACTCTGAGTCTCAGCATCCCTCTGAAAAACCCGCATCTTTCTCATAAGTCAACCCAGGATGGCACTTCCATTACTACTTTGACCGCCACACTGAACATAGTGAGTGACCTTCAGACTGTGGATTGCACTGTCCGTCATCCCGGGGGCCTGACAGCTACAGCCTCTATAATCTTAAATGCAGACT GCACCTTTTCACCACTGACTATCCAGTCTACATCACAAGAGTTTAATGAGGGACAGCCAAGTAAAGTAACCTGCACAGCCTCATACACATGCCGAAAACATTCCCCAACTATCACCTGGAACTACGGAAACATGCCTACATCGACTGACACCAGCAATAGTGGAATAGCTCAGTGGAGGACCGTGTCCACGCTGACATTCACAGCATCATCTAATGACCAGGGAAGATCTCTTACATGTTATGCAAGATTTCAAGAGGGACAACGGCAGGAATCAAGCATTACCCTGCGTGTGAAGA GAAACATGCTCTCTCGAGGTTGGTCCTTCATTACCCCTGAAAGGATCACAGGCATGAAGGGCTCCTGCATCATCATTCCCTGCAGCTTCACATACAGTGTCTCCCAGCCTGCTAACCTCAGAGTAATTTGGTACTTGTTCCAGAGCACTGGAAACCCACCTATGTTTGACCAAAGACAAAATGTTATCAGTAGGTATAGTGGGATAACCAGCATGATTGGATCTGTAATGGAGGGGAATTGTAGTCTGAAGATTGAGAGGTTGGAGATGTCACACAACAAGGACAGACTTTACCCGTGGATAGATCCGAACCCTATCACCTCTTACAACACCCAAGGGTTCTCATTTTATGATAAAACCTCTGAAATTATTGTTTCGG ATAGTCCGGAGATACCACAAGTGAACATGATCGGTATTCCTCGAGTAGGAGCGCAGAGCAGAGTGTCCTGCAGTGCTCGCCACACGTGCATCTCTGCCTCGCCTGAACTCACTCTACACGGCATATCTGGAAGTGATGTCCTGTTGGACACTCAGGTGTCTGATGGTGTTTGGGAAAGGAAGCTGGAGCGAACCTGGAATGTGAAAGAAGAGGACCAGAGTGTGAAGTGTACTGTTAAGCACCCTAGCGGTCAGGAAGCAACAAGTGAACTCCAACTGAATGTTGAAT GTCCGTACGACAACATTGCAATGGTTGAGCGTCCGGGCACTGTGATGGAGGGTGTGGCACAGAGTGTCATATGCTCTGTCTCCTACAAGTGCAAGAAAAATGCACCAACCATTCTGTGGAACTACAAAGACATGCAGAGTTTGTTGCAGACATATAAGATCTCTAGCGACACCTACAAAATGGTGTCAAATCTAACCTTCATTGGCTCTCCAAGGGATGACAACAGCTCTTTGACCTGCACTGCTCACTTTGGTAGTGGTGATACTTCAGACTCGGCTACCCTTCATATAAAAA aataTGAGAGACCAAAAGAAATGAATCTAGATGAAGATGGCT CATTCCGTGTTCTGCCAGGTGAAGTCCCTTTCAGTTTTAACGCCCTGACCCGCTCCTGTGTGGTGATTCCCTGCAGCTTCCAGACCCAGAGCTCTGTGCATTTCACACGTGGTATCTGGCGCAAATTTAAAGGGGGTTTTGTGTACCATAACGGCCGCAGCAATGTGCTGGACCATTTCAAGGACCGCACCAGATTAATAGGGGATCTGAGTAATGGGGACTGCTCTTTGGAGATTGATGACATCAAGCCCTTTGACAACGGGCCCTTCTGTTTCTatgcagaggaagaaaaaaacaaatacagattCAAAAACAGCTGTGTATTTGTTGTCATGAAAG CTTCCCCAGAGACACCTGTCATGACCACAGTTCCAGTAGAAGTCGATGCCGGCTCAGAGATTACTGTCTCATGTTCTGTGACGCATACATGTCCATCACATCCTCCTGTGTTCTCGTGGAGCGTCCCCAACATGACGAGTAAGGTCACGCACTCTGAGAAACAGTTGGGCATCTGGGAGACAACCTCCACCATCACCTTCAGGGCTGTAGGAGGAGACGGGGTCCAGAGCCTAAGGTGTATGGCAAAGTCCTGGCGTGACAAGCAACAGGCCAGCACAGTGGAGTTAACCGTGACGG GATCCCTGATGTACCAATTGAGAAGCTCTCTCCCTGTAATGATTCCAGTCTCAGTCCTGGTCCTGATTGTCATTATTCTGGCTGCAGTGTTTGGAGTTGTCATCCGGAggagaag GGGGCACTCTGGTGACTCGCTGAGACCACCACCTCGACCAGAGAAAAG gagATCACTGTGGGATAGATTATCCAG GAGACACCATGAAGACAGGGAGAAACCACCAAGACCAGAGAAACG GAGATCCATTTGGAGCCGATTTTCCCG GAGAGATGAGGATGAACGCGTCGGGTGGCTTAATGGGGCAAACCCCAG GAGGTCAATTTGGAGCAGATTTTCAAG ACAAGCAGACACTTCGAACCTCAGGGTTGGCTTTAT AAACAACAAAACCACTGCAAACGTTGACACTCCAGTCTTCAAACAACGCTGTCCATCCCCGAAAGG TGGCCAGAAAACTTCTCGCTCTGTCGTATATGAAGTTGAGGGTTAG
- the LOC117822719 gene encoding myelin-associated glycoprotein: MDKDRKMMIMGLLLAVISSPVLTEDWKANVIKSLEALVSSCVVVPCSFTHPEGNLPTSKLRGIWHISSNRDQRIYFEDSTTVTESFRGRTKLLGHLGEGNCTLEITDVKDHDNGPFCFRIELAPVAGSTLEKFSFVEDCVGLKMLPDPPKPTLTHSKTALQGFPFTVTCTVFHTCPSHDPKLTWSRGTAEGITEARRQSHSGIWEVQSILTFIPEEKDDHSELTCTSTFNGGRKSSEVLTVYVKRKESYNHIIIPTVVAFGTAVIFSVFCIFMVKKYKTRIAELQNQDGSMLNRLSRMSRRIRSNDPGPSRSDQRRSIWSRFSRRPRAGVVDQMPNNASSKTCNDQTFSKPRFPSPKSQQKSHNYNQECDDGDDYVNSADLNIYGNV; the protein is encoded by the exons AtggacaaagacagaaagatgaTGATAATGGGCCTGCTTCTGGCAG TGATCAGCAGCCCAGTGTTGACTGAAGATTGGAAGGCCAACGTCATAAAGAGTCTTGAGGCTCTGGTCTCATCCTGTGTTGTGGTTCCCTGTTCGTTCACCCATCCTGAAGGAAACCTACCCACCTCCAAACTCAGAGGGATCTGGCATATTTCAAGCAATAGAGATCAGCGCATCTATTTTGAGGACAGCACGACTGTCACAGAAAGTTTTAGAGGGCGCACAAAGTTGTTGGGGCATCTGGGTGAAGGCAACTGCACCTTAGAAATCACTGACGTCAAAGACCATGACAACGGACCTTTCTGTTTCCGGATTGAACTAGCACCAGTAGCGGGCAGTACACTTGAGAAGTTCTCCTTCGTTGAAGATTGTGTTGGATTGAAAATGCTAC CTGATCCTCCAAAGCCCACACTGACCCACTCAAAGACAGCCCTCCAAGGATTTCCCTTCACTGTCACTTGCACAGTGTTCCACACCTGCCCCTCCCATGACCCCAAACTCACATGGAGCAGGGGCACAGCAGAGGGGATCACTGAGGCCCGTAGACAAAGTCATTCAGGCATCTGGGAGGTTCAGTCCATCCTCACGTTCATCCCTGAGGAGAAGGATGATCACTCTGAGCTTACCTGCACATCCACTTTTAATGGAGGGAGGAAATCATCTGAAGTGCTCACAGTCTATGTCAAAC GTAAAGAAAGCTACAACCACATCATCATTCCCACAGTGGTGGCTTTTGGTACCGCTGTGATCTTTTCAGTCTTTTGCATATTCATGGTGAAAAAATACAA GACACGCATTGCAGAGCTACAGAATCAGGATGGCAG CATGTTGAACCGGCTGTCCAGGATGTCACGAAG gATCCGTTCTAACGACCCAGGACCCTCTCGTTCTGACCAAAG AAGATCTATTTGGAGCAGATTTTCAAG GAGGCCTAGAGCGGGTGTAGTGGATCAGAT GCCTAACAACGCGAGTTCTAAAACTTGCAATGACCAGACATTCTCCAAGCCTCGTTTCCCATCCCCCAAAAG TCAGCAAAAGTCCCACAATTACAACCAG GAGTGTGATGATGGAGATGACTATGTAAACAGCGCAGATCTCAACATCTATGGAAACGTATGA
- the LOC117822725 gene encoding myelin-associated glycoprotein-like isoform X2 codes for MDKDRKMMIMGLLLAVISSPVLTEDWKAKVIKSLEALVSSCVVVPCSFTHPEGNLPTSKLRGIWHISSNRDQRIYYDDSTTVIESFRGRTKLLGHLGEGNCTLEITDVRDHDNGPFCFRIELAPVAGSTLEKFSFVEDCVELKMLPDPPKPTLTHSKTAFQGLPFAVTCTVFHTCPSHDPKLTWSRGTAEGITEARRRSHSGIWEVQSILTFIAEEKDDDTELTCTSTFNGGRTSSEVLTLNVKRKENYNHIIIPVVVAVGTAVIFAVFCILMAKKYKTRIAELQNQEGSMWNRLSRLSRR; via the exons AtggacaaagacagaaagatgaTGATAATGGGCCTGCTTCTGGCAG TGATCAGCAGCCCAGTGTTGACTGAAGATTGGAAGGCCAAGGTCATAAAGAGTCTTGAGGCTCTGGTCTCATCCTGTGTTGTGGTTCCCTGTTCGTTCACCCATCCTGAAGGAAACCTGCCCACCTCCAAACTCAGAGGGATCTGGCATATTTCAAGCAATAGAGATCAGCGCATCTATTATGACGACAGCACGACTGTCATAGAAAGTTTTAGGGGGCGCACAAAGTTGTTGGGGCATCTGGGTGAAGGAAACTGCACCTTAGAAATCACTGACGTCAGAGATCATGACAACGGACCTTTCTGTTTCCGGATTGAACTAGCACCAGTAGCGGGCAGTACACTTGAGAAGTTCTCCTTCGTTGAGGATTGTGTTGAATTGAAAATGCTAC CTGATCCTCCAAAGCCCACACTGACCCACTCAAAGACAGCCTTCCAAGGACTTCCCTTCGCTGTCACTTGCACAGTGTTCCACACCTGCCCCTCCCATGACCCCAAACTCACATGGAGCAGGGGCACAGCAGAGGGGATCACTGAGGCCCGTAGACGAAGTCACTCAGGCATCTGGGAGGTTCAGTCCATCCTCACATTCATCGCTGAGGAGAAGGATGACGACACTGAGCTTACCTGCACATCCACTTTTAATGGAGGGAGGACATCATCTGAAGTGCTCACACTTAACGTTAAAC GTAAAGAAAACTACAACCACATCATCATTCCCGTGGTGGTGGCTGTTGGTACCGCTGTGATCTTTGCAGTCTTTTGCATATTAATGGCGAAAAAATACAA GACACGCATTGCAGAGCTCCAAAATCAGGAAGGAAG
- the LOC117822725 gene encoding myelin-associated glycoprotein-like isoform X1 codes for MDKDRKMMIMGLLLAVISSPVLTEDWKAKVIKSLEALVSSCVVVPCSFTHPEGNLPTSKLRGIWHISSNRDQRIYYDDSTTVIESFRGRTKLLGHLGEGNCTLEITDVRDHDNGPFCFRIELAPVAGSTLEKFSFVEDCVELKMLPDPPKPTLTHSKTAFQGLPFAVTCTVFHTCPSHDPKLTWSRGTAEGITEARRRSHSGIWEVQSILTFIAEEKDDDTELTCTSTFNGGRTSSEVLTLNVKRKENYNHIIIPVVVAVGTAVIFAVFCILMAKKYKTRIAELQNQEGSMWNRLSRLSRRGRRAESEDGK; via the exons AtggacaaagacagaaagatgaTGATAATGGGCCTGCTTCTGGCAG TGATCAGCAGCCCAGTGTTGACTGAAGATTGGAAGGCCAAGGTCATAAAGAGTCTTGAGGCTCTGGTCTCATCCTGTGTTGTGGTTCCCTGTTCGTTCACCCATCCTGAAGGAAACCTGCCCACCTCCAAACTCAGAGGGATCTGGCATATTTCAAGCAATAGAGATCAGCGCATCTATTATGACGACAGCACGACTGTCATAGAAAGTTTTAGGGGGCGCACAAAGTTGTTGGGGCATCTGGGTGAAGGAAACTGCACCTTAGAAATCACTGACGTCAGAGATCATGACAACGGACCTTTCTGTTTCCGGATTGAACTAGCACCAGTAGCGGGCAGTACACTTGAGAAGTTCTCCTTCGTTGAGGATTGTGTTGAATTGAAAATGCTAC CTGATCCTCCAAAGCCCACACTGACCCACTCAAAGACAGCCTTCCAAGGACTTCCCTTCGCTGTCACTTGCACAGTGTTCCACACCTGCCCCTCCCATGACCCCAAACTCACATGGAGCAGGGGCACAGCAGAGGGGATCACTGAGGCCCGTAGACGAAGTCACTCAGGCATCTGGGAGGTTCAGTCCATCCTCACATTCATCGCTGAGGAGAAGGATGACGACACTGAGCTTACCTGCACATCCACTTTTAATGGAGGGAGGACATCATCTGAAGTGCTCACACTTAACGTTAAAC GTAAAGAAAACTACAACCACATCATCATTCCCGTGGTGGTGGCTGTTGGTACCGCTGTGATCTTTGCAGTCTTTTGCATATTAATGGCGAAAAAATACAA GACACGCATTGCAGAGCTCCAAAATCAGGAAGGAAG